A region from the Deltaproteobacteria bacterium genome encodes:
- the rpmG gene encoding 50S ribosomal protein L33, producing MRDIITLACVDCKNRNYTTTKNKKTTPDKLELKKFCSTCRKHTAHKETK from the coding sequence ATGCGGGACATCATCACGCTGGCGTGCGTCGACTGCAAGAACCGGAACTACACGACCACGAAGAACAAGAAGACGACGCCCGACAAGCTCGAACTCAAGAAGTTCTGCTCCACGTGCCGCAAGCACACGGCGCACAAGGAGACCAAGTAG